From Medicago truncatula cultivar Jemalong A17 chromosome 7, MtrunA17r5.0-ANR, whole genome shotgun sequence, a single genomic window includes:
- the LOC120577201 gene encoding cyclin-U2-2 yields MASSSLTISPRKLRSDVYSFSYQQDSSTPLVINVLASLIERNMARTKRIVKNCSRSLSKAISTNIFDCREIPDLTIQSYLERIFRYTKAGPSVYVVAYVYIDRFCQINPGFRINARNVHRLLITTIMVASKYVEDLNYRNSYFGRVGGLTTSEINKLELEFLFMMGFKLHVNVSVFESYCSHLEREVGIGGGYHIEKTLRCAEEIKARHREEIRGYAQIPRVML; encoded by the exons ATGGCATCTTCATCTCTAACAATTTCACCAAGAAAGCTTCGTTCAGATGTATATTCTTTTTCATACCAACAAGATTCAAGCACACCATTAGTTATAAATGTTCTTGCTTCACTAATTGAGAGAAACATGGCAAGAACAAAGAGAAtagtaaaaaattgttcaagaTCTTTGTCCAAAGCCATTAGCACAAATATCTTTGATTGTAGAGAGATCCCAGATTTGACAATTCAATCTTATCTTGAGAGAATTTTTAGGTACACTAAAGCAGGACCTTCAGTTTATGTTGTGGCTTATGTTTATATTGATAGGTTTTGTCAGATTAATCCTGGATTTAGAATCAATGCTAGGAATGTTCATAGGCTTCTTATTACAACTATCATGGTGGCTTCCAAATATGTTGAAGACTT GAACTACAGAAATTCATACTTTGGAAGAGTTGGTGGATTAACAACAAGTGAGATAAACAAGTTAGAGTTGGAATTCCTTTTCATGATGGGTTTCAAATTACATGTAAATGTGAGTGTTTTTGAGAGTTATTGTTCCCATTTAGAGAGGGAAGTTGGAATTGGAGGAGGGTATCACATTGAGAAGACACTTAGGTGTGCAGAAGAAATCAAAGCTAGACATAGAGAAGAAATTCGGGGTTACGCACAGATTCCTCGCGTCATGTTGTAA